The stretch of DNA TAAAATAACATGCAACTTGGTCACTAATTTCACTCTCTTTTCAATCCTAGCGGTGAGTTCTTAATCATTATTCAACAACAAGCCAATTAATTTCATATTCAGATAAATATTTATACCTTCCAGATTAAGACCTTTCAAATTAGGATCATCCTTATACTCGTACCGGTACTCCAACAACTACAACACAAAACAACTActtttaatattgtttttaatatatttttgtgaaattacaatgaaacaTACAAAACTTGGAATGTGGTTAAAACTattaaggataaattagtaaatttagtAGTAATcgattttattatattagaagaTAGATATTATATAGAAGTAGATTAGGAGTATATGCTTACACTTTCGgactttaaaaattaaaaatagagtACTAACTAAATAAAAAGTCGAGAGTAGGGTGCTCAAATTCAAACCAATCAAAATAAAAACCGCAATCCGACccaaaaaaactgattttttttcttttatgtgtttggatgtccttttgtgaaaaccgcggGATAAAATCAGATTTcagattgatttcttaaaaccaaTTTAAACCGAATCAAATCAGATACatacattttaatatttaatctATTTCTACTTTTTTATATGTTCCgaatataattgataattttcattccaaaatattaatttttaatatattatattttatattatacatcaaacttaatatttatttcctaaaaaatgtcaaactacTTATTTTATAGTCTTTCtataatatttctattttaataaaaaattataagagatcatttactttttaaattcattgaaaatttaatgtatctggttcataatatgaactagatacattagattcctaatgaatctaaaaaataatttttatcttatatttagaaccagataaatactccctctggtcaAATGTTGAATTTTTAGATACATCGTagaattaatgtatctagactataatattgtCTAAATACATGGATTTTACAatgaacataaaaaacaaacattttcttatatataagaacttttattttatatttagaacCAGATAACGTatctatattataatattatctGGATACACTAATTttatgatgaaagtaaaaaacaaatattttcttatatataggaccgagTAGGATTAGATAGAAGTAGATCATAAAAATAGAGTCGTAGAGtgatcaattttaattttgtccacTTTCAATGGCGCCCGGTGTAAGAAACTTACAGCTAACTACTCAATCCGCCCGCCGGAAAGTTGCTTCCACCGATGACATGGAAAACGTACGGGTACGACTACTAGACTCCGACGATGACGATGAGATGAGAAGAATTCAGATAAGAGTCTCCGGCATGACATGCACCGCTTGTTCAAATTCAATCGAATCAGCTCTTAAAGCCATTGACGGTGTTGTCACTGCTTCTGTTGCTTTACTGCAGAATAAAGCTGATGTTGTTTTCAACCCTGCTCTGGTTAAGGTTTAGTTCATCTCTTCtttccatgatttttttttttttgctgttgTTAGTGTTGATTATAGTAGTTAATTGAGTTTTACTTGGTTGTGTTATATTGTAGATTATGATAATGAACttcaaaaataaagataaattgtttATCTTTGACATGCATCTTCAAAAAATGTGATTGAGAGAATAACATTGACTAATATTGACTTTTACAAAgcaaaattactatttttgagaACTTTAGCATaggcacatgttagcatgaccctttactaaattatccttgTTGATATTTGATTGAAAAACTTACTCAACTACCCTATTTTTGAATTAAATGAAGGGTATATTAAGAATAGACTTAATTGCATGTTTAGTCCTTTACATTTATTTCAGGTTTCAAGCTGGTCCCTTGCGTTACTAACGTTACAATAAGTTAGTCCTTTTAACGTTACTAAAGTTAAAAGCTTCTTTATGTGTCCCCATGAACTTAACTTAGTTGGTAGTGATATCACATATATTCTGCAGGAGTCGGGTTCGAACCCctgacactccacttatccacctttaaggtgaaatttctagccactaggctactagaccaaaaaaaaaaagaaagcttCTTTATGTAATATGTAAAAATAGTCTTTGAAATCACAATTAAATACAGTCCCTTAGTTTTACGAGGTTAATTGAAGCATGGTGATTGCAATTGAGTGGAGATTTATTAACTGTAAGCATGTTAGGGATGATATAACATTTCTCTGGTGAACACTCCTCAATTCAACTCTTTGTGGCAGTTATTGATTACTCCCGACTCCTTCTGTCCCAAAATTAGTGTAGTTCAAGGTTGTTTAACATAAGGTTGTTTCACGCAGATTAAGAAAACTAATAAATGTATGAATAGAAGTAAGCATGTTTGCCTTCAACCATCTGGCTTTGCTACTATTTACGAATAATATCTTTATTGAATGGTAAATTATACAGATGCATACTAATGGCTGAAATGCCTGCCCttatttcatatattattaattgaaTAAAAACATAATAACAATTTAAGCCTTTCTTCAATGATCTGTATGAATTATCACCATAAGCTTGTATTCAATAGattatgaattataatttgaaaCTTGTCATATTGCAGGACGAAGACATTAAAAATGCAATTGAAGATGCAGGGTTTGAAGCAGATATATTACCTGAATCTAGTGGACAGGGAAAGATTCCACATGAAACCCTGGTTGGACAGTTCACTATTGGAGGTATGACATGTGCAGCTTGTGTAAATTCTGTTGAAGGTATTTTGAGAGATCTTCCGGGGGTTAAAAGGGCTGTGGTAGCTTTGGCCACTTCATTGGGAGAAGTTGAATATGATCCAAGTGTAATTAGTAAAGACGATATAGTCAATGCAATTGAAGATTCTGGCTTTGAAGCCTCTTTTGTACAGAGCAACGAGCAGGATAAAATTATTTACGGAGTTGTTGGCGTGTACAGTGTAACAGATGCACAGGTTTTAGAAGGCATGCTCAGTAACATGAAAGGAGTAAGGCAGTTTCGTTTTGACCAGATATCGGGTGAATTAGATGTTCTGTTTGATCCTCAAGTTCTCAGTCCTAGGTCCTTAGTTGATGGGATCCATGGGGAAAGCAATGGAAAGTTTAAGCTACGTGTTCGAAGCCCTTATACTAGGATGGTTTCTAAAGATGTTGAAGAGACCTCAACTATATTTCGGCTCTTTATCTCCAGCCTGTGTCTTAGTGTGAGTATTTCTTTAAtcttaatttacataataatctCATGGTTTCTTTATATTTCCTTTACTTTATTTGTATTCCTTTTCATATATTCACGAACCGTGATCTTGGAGTATGTGGAATCACTTGAAAAATTACTGAATATAACTTTCTATTCCAATGTGCACAACGATATATCGCATAAGTTCTGTTAGTTGCTATCCTGAAATTAATAAATACTCGTTGTCATCATATTTAATTGGTGATACTGTGTTAGCATACCTTATGTTTTTTATGTTCTTGTTTGACCTTTTTAATTGACTTTAGCTTCATGCATTTATCAGGTTCCTCTCTTCTTTATGAAGGTAGTTTGTCCTCATATTCCGTTTATGTATTCCTTGTTACTTTGGCGATGTGGGCCTTTTCTCATGGGTGATTGGGTGAAATGGGCATTGGTGAGTGTCATCCAATTTGGAATTGGGAAGCGTTTTTATATTGCAGCTGGCAGGGCTCTTAGAAATGGTTCAACAAACATGGATGTCCTGATTGCTGTGGGAACTACTGCCTCTTATGTTTATTCTGTTTATGCTCTTCTATATGGTGCTCTTACTGGATTTTGGTCCCCAACTTACTTTGAAACAAGTGCTATGCTTATAACATTTGTTTTGTTGGGGAAGTATTTGGAAGTCCTTGCCAAGGGAAAGACATCTGATgccataaaaaaattagtagaacTTGCTCCTGCAACAGCTATATTGATCACTAATGATAAAGGTGCATATTACTTTCATTTTATGTGCTTGTTCGCTTAATCATAAGGAGATATGATTTTCTTTgattatcaaatattttttggttGAAATATCATTTCTCAAAGGTACTTCATTTCTCGTGTTCTAGACTTCGTCAATTCATTGACAACAATAACTGATAAGTATGTCGATTTTCTAGATGGTAAATCTATTGAAGAAAGGGAAATTGATTCTTTGCTCGTTCAACCGGGTGACACATTGAAAGTTCTTCCTGGTACGAAGATTCCTGCTGATGGTATTGTTACTTGGGGCTCAAGTTATGTAAATGAAAGCATGGTAACTGGTGAGTCTGTACCTGTTTTGAAGGAGGTGAATGTTTCAGTTATTGGGGGTACAATAAATTTGCATGGTGTACTTCACATTAATGCTACCAAAATAGGATCTGATACAGTTTTGAGTCAGATAATAAGTTTGGTTGAAACAGCACAGATGTCCAAAGCTCCCATTCAGAAGTTTGCTGATTATGTAAGTAATGTTTTTTGACCTTCATGTTCTACCGGAGTTACTTTCATGTTGTACATGTTTCTGTATAGAATACAATTGCATCATTGCCTTTTATGAAGCTGAAAGTTTTAATCTGTGGAAACATATATTCTGTTCTGCAAGATGTTTCTTGTTTCAAGATGGTCTCATAATTGACAGTTGATTACTTGAATACCACACCACCTAATTTCATCCCTTTTGAAAAATTGCAATTCATGTAAATGAGAATCTCAATTGCAGTTAAGTTAAATTTCCCTGGTATATCTtgacatatataaatataatgtttGTATAAAGGGAGGAATGATAATACTAAGTTTGTGATTGAAGATGGTAGTTTTACCAATTGTTGTTATTgctgtatatttatttatttcgttATGCAACACTTACAAAATTCAGCATGCTTCCGCTAATAAAAGACACATTGAGTTGCTAGGAGTCAATATTTGGTCTGTTCTGGCTTGGTTGCTTTATAGTTGGGGTAATCTTTTGAAGGTTATTCTCTAATTGCTGAAAATTTCAATGTTAAGGAATCGACTTGAGCTGTTCTTTTGCTTGTTCATTACGTTCTAAAAGTAGGTTTTTTTGTGTGCATTGATTTTATAACATTGACTAGTTGATTGGTTCACATATGAGTGGGGAAATATTAGATAATGACTCTGGTTCTGTTTTCTCTGCTGGCAGGTAGCAAGCATATTTGTCCCGACTGTTATTTCTTTGGCATTATTGACATTTTTGAGTTGGTAAGTTCATCTTAACTGGTTTTGGTAAACTGCTTAAAGTTGACTTCTAATATGACTGAAATGCTTATTCCTGATTTCATCCATATACTTTGATTTATTATCTGTAGGTATATTGCTGGATCTATTGGAGCTTACCCAGACGAATGGCTTCCAGAAAATGGAACTCACTTTGTGTTTGCCCTAATGTTCTCAATATCTGTAGTGGTGATTGCATGTCCCTGTGCACTTGGCTTGGCAACACCGACGGCTGTCATGGTGGCAACAGGTGTTGGGGCTAACAATGGAGTATTAATTAAAGGAGGAGATGCTTTGGAAAGGGCTCAGATGGTGAAGTATGTGATATTTGATAAAACAGGCACTCTAACTCAGGGAAAAGCCAGTGTTACTACTGCTAAGGTATTCACTGAAATGCAACGTGGGGAATTTCTTACATTGGTGGCTTCTGCTGAGGTgaattctgattttttttttagctatTTTATTCATCTtgttgtaaatttattttactatcaCATTTCTGGTTCAGAGCTTAGGTTGCGGGGTAGTTATAGATGACTTGTATCAAATATTCTCCATATTTCCTCCCTTCCTCTTGTCACAGACTGCTTAACTTCTTTCATAGTGTTATTGTTAGACATCAAGTGAGTTGTTAGTTCCACGTCATCTAGGTATCTAGGAATAGGTTAAGTGAATGATATATAAGAGACGTGACTCATATTTGGGAGAAAATGTGGTGTCGAAGTCTCTTGGTGGTCCTGGTCCGTTGTCGCTCCCGGTTCTCTCCAAACTCATTGTTGTAAACAGCGACCGGAAACTAAAGTTAAACAAACAGCGGAATTTTATCAGAGTTCGACCAATTAGGGCTACAAGATTACAATTTGTGTTTAAATACTACAGTCCCGACCCTCTGCTCTGTTGTTACACTCAAACAACTGTCCACTTATTAGTAAAGGCATGCATAAGGAACAAGATTGGAGAATTTGGAGTAGATTTATCTATTTTCTTAATTGTTTAATCTTCAGGAAATTTACCCTTTTATTTTAGAGGAACCGatattaagttaataacttattttatttctttatttatttatataattcagGCTAGCAGTGAACATCCTTTGGCAAAAGCAGTATTAGCATATGCACGCCACTTTCATTTCTTTGATGATTCTTCAGCTACTACAGAGAATGATGCAAAGTCTGGGTGGCTTTTTGATGTTTCAGATTTCTCTGCTCTTCCAGGAAGAGGTGTTCAATGCTCTATAGACGGACGACGTATTTTGGTATTGTCACTTCACTATTGTAATCTGTTTGTCTTGGTATCTAAATACATTGAAATTCGATTTATTTTTCCTgaagagtttcttatgaggcaGCATATCCTCAACAGGTTGGCAACAGGAATTTGATGGTGGAAAGTGGTATAGATATTTCAACAGAAGTGGAAAATTTTGTGGTTGAGCTGGAACAAACTGCACAGACAGGGATACTAGTATCATATGATGATATATTAATCGGAGTTTTGGGGGTTGCAGACCCATTAAAGAGAGAAGCATCTGTGGTTATAGAGGGCCTCCAGAAAATGGGAGTCACACCTGTTATGGTTACAGGAGATAACTGGCGAACAGCTCGTGCTGTTGCCAAGGAGGTCTGTATATATTGTATCATGTTTCTTTTCACGTTGGCTTTAAAAACCTAATTTCCTGATAATTAACATTGTTTAGTATCAACATTGAACATTAAAGCATGATCTGACCTATAATTGTGCTTCTAAGTAGCCTTACAATCGGTCTTTCTTTTTTATGATAACTAAAATATTAACTGCTGAAAGAAGTGCCAGAATTTTAAATTTGTCATCATTAATTACCGGTTTCTTGAGGTCTATACTGTGAATCACACCTAGTCAATGATTTATGTAAAGAAAAATTGGTACTTTTGTATATGCAAGTTGCAACAtgaattttatatgttattgtcAAACTTGTGATGACAAATATTTTGCATGGCAGGTTGGAATCCAAGATGTGAGAGCAGAGGTGATGCCTGCGGGAAAAGCCGAAATTGTTCGTTCATTCCAAAAGGACGGAAGCATAGTTGCAATGGTGGGCGATGGTATCAACGATTCTCCAGCATTAGCAGCTGCTGATGTTGGCATGGCAATTGGAGCTGGAACCGATGTTGCAATAGAAGCTGCTAACTTTGTTTTGATGAGAAATAACTTGGAAGATGTGATCACAGCAATCCATCTATCCCGGAAGACGTTCTCTCGTATTAGATTGAATTACATATTTGCAATGGGTTACAATGTTGTTGCTATACCAGTTGCTGCTggagttttatatccttcactAGGGATCAAGCTGCCACCATGGGTTTCCGGTGCATGCATGGCTCTCTCTTCTGTAAGTGTTGTATGCTCTTCGTTGCTTCTTAAAAGATATAGAAGACCGAGACTTACCACAGTCCTTGAAATAATTGTAGAATAACAAGATTGTAATGAAAACAATAGGTTGTAACTTATAACCTCGTAAAGGACTTTCTAGTTGTGTGCATGTGCCTGCTGTTTTTGCACCCCCAGGGTGTTCTATTGTAATTGTAGCTGCAAGTAGTATGTAAACTTTCttggtttataattggtgtaGCAATTTAGCCTCTCTCCGCTCTTGACGCGTACACAAGTTCGctcattgttatttttattgcTGCATAACTTCTTCCATGGAACCATGTATGTAGTTCATATGTGTATGTGTCCAGAAGCAAAATAGGTTGATGAAACTTATCCTGTTTCATGCTGTGCCTAGGCTTAACATTCGGGACACGATTCATTAAGGTGAATTTGTCTATAAAAATGAATAATCACAagtatgttttttatttaatttaaagcgAATTTTGAGCTTCACTCTTAAGCTTAGCTCGTGTCCATAGCGAGTTTTATCCGCAGACCTGAGTTAATGGTTAGTTATCCATCGATTATTTCTGTTATAGGTGGTTAGGACTAGATCGCCAATTATAATAGCATCCCTATGTTGTGTCTCTTGCATGAATGAAGTGATGCACAAGAAAAAATGACAAAGTAAAAATATTATCCTGTGGCAGAAATATAAAATGAGATAGATAGGGGATAGGGTATGTGGAATCGAAATGGAGACCAAGACTCACGTGCTCTTTGAGTTTGACTTCTTCACCTACACTGTATATTTGACCTATGTAACGatgattaaatataataattaaatttataaaggTTTTTGTTTAATCACAACCAAGAAGTTAATTTATGTGGTAAATTGTAAATGAAAATTATGAGAAAAACATCATTTAGAATGTTTGAGCTTTGAAATATTATCTCTCAAAAAAATTATCTGACAGAAGGAttttaatatgaataaaatttaacaGAATAAAAAGTTAggaatcttttaaaatattcgtaaagacaaaaatttatttaaaagtgCTCTACACAGTCAGAAACCAAATTGATGATTTACTcttgagagttttttttttttatttttattttatttttagagtttTCATAAAATGCATGAATTTAACTTATCATATACTCCATCACCACATAAAATCCATAAGATAGTTTAACATATAGTCATAATTTCATATAACAATTTACTTGTTGACTTGAATTGGAATAGTCTCTAGTCTACATCTCTTTCCCCTTGTATAAAAGAAACATGGCCTctcaatttgaattaattattattatagcaTAAAGTATTTTATACGGTCATGCcaagtttttataataagtaataacacaagaaatt from Trifolium pratense cultivar HEN17-A07 linkage group LG5, ARS_RC_1.1, whole genome shotgun sequence encodes:
- the LOC123884188 gene encoding copper-transporting ATPase RAN1-like — encoded protein: MAPGVRNLQLTTQSARRKVASTDDMENVRVRLLDSDDDDEMRRIQIRVSGMTCTACSNSIESALKAIDGVVTASVALLQNKADVVFNPALVKDEDIKNAIEDAGFEADILPESSGQGKIPHETLVGQFTIGGMTCAACVNSVEGILRDLPGVKRAVVALATSLGEVEYDPSVISKDDIVNAIEDSGFEASFVQSNEQDKIIYGVVGVYSVTDAQVLEGMLSNMKGVRQFRFDQISGELDVLFDPQVLSPRSLVDGIHGESNGKFKLRVRSPYTRMVSKDVEETSTIFRLFISSLCLSVPLFFMKVVCPHIPFMYSLLLWRCGPFLMGDWVKWALVSVIQFGIGKRFYIAAGRALRNGSTNMDVLIAVGTTASYVYSVYALLYGALTGFWSPTYFETSAMLITFVLLGKYLEVLAKGKTSDAIKKLVELAPATAILITNDKDGKSIEEREIDSLLVQPGDTLKVLPGTKIPADGIVTWGSSYVNESMVTGESVPVLKEVNVSVIGGTINLHGVLHINATKIGSDTVLSQIISLVETAQMSKAPIQKFADYVASIFVPTVISLALLTFLSWYIAGSIGAYPDEWLPENGTHFVFALMFSISVVVIACPCALGLATPTAVMVATGVGANNGVLIKGGDALERAQMVKYVIFDKTGTLTQGKASVTTAKVFTEMQRGEFLTLVASAEASSEHPLAKAVLAYARHFHFFDDSSATTENDAKSGWLFDVSDFSALPGRGVQCSIDGRRILVGNRNLMVESGIDISTEVENFVVELEQTAQTGILVSYDDILIGVLGVADPLKREASVVIEGLQKMGVTPVMVTGDNWRTARAVAKEVGIQDVRAEVMPAGKAEIVRSFQKDGSIVAMVGDGINDSPALAAADVGMAIGAGTDVAIEAANFVLMRNNLEDVITAIHLSRKTFSRIRLNYIFAMGYNVVAIPVAAGVLYPSLGIKLPPWVSGACMALSSVSVVCSSLLLKRYRRPRLTTVLEIIVE